Proteins from a single region of Undibacterium sp. KW1:
- a CDS encoding glycoside hydrolase family 18 protein: protein MKITKLPSSLLLSCLSGILVLCSAPAVQAKDAGKPVVMAYYALGKDDINHYDEGKTVFPVAAITPEKARMFTHLNFSFLTLSEDGKCALEEGTNLQAAGKIFRELQGIKKYNPNLRLQFSIGGWAYTNDDSPTVARYRQAAATVEGRKKLAQSCVAFMREYGFDGLDLDWEYPRAEDAQNFVALLKEMRLQLKRARQSNQLSIAVAGGAFSMARTYLQLPQIAAQVDYVNLMSYDFNGAWEKQTNHNAHLFGDAPEHNYDNPLRKLAFKPALSLTELERRFPATMALTVDATVQQYLRAGVPASKLVLGLPFYGRAYFAVEAGENHGLYQSHQTLAGDVYTGDPTLLTGCDACTARKDPRTPGYAEIKKLLAANLGYKSYFSKETKVPWIYNADKKIFISYDDEQSFAYKVAYLKKYKLAGAMFWHLGQDDAEGSLLRSLYRNLHEKTADVDLAGGVHYQ from the coding sequence ATGAAAATCACCAAGCTCCCCTCAAGTCTCTTATTGTCATGCCTGTCAGGCATACTGGTCTTATGTTCCGCGCCTGCCGTCCAGGCAAAGGATGCAGGCAAGCCTGTGGTCATGGCTTATTACGCACTCGGCAAAGATGACATCAATCATTATGACGAGGGTAAAACCGTATTCCCTGTTGCTGCGATCACGCCAGAAAAAGCACGCATGTTCACGCATTTGAATTTTTCGTTCCTGACGCTCAGCGAAGATGGCAAATGTGCGCTGGAAGAAGGAACCAACCTGCAGGCAGCGGGCAAGATATTTCGCGAATTGCAAGGCATCAAAAAATATAATCCTAATTTGCGCTTGCAATTTTCCATAGGTGGCTGGGCTTATACCAATGATGACAGCCCCACGGTAGCGCGTTACCGCCAGGCCGCTGCGACAGTTGAAGGCCGCAAGAAACTCGCGCAATCCTGCGTGGCTTTCATGCGTGAATATGGCTTCGATGGCCTGGACCTGGACTGGGAATATCCACGTGCAGAAGATGCGCAGAATTTTGTCGCCCTGCTCAAGGAAATGCGCCTGCAACTGAAGCGCGCCAGACAGAGTAATCAACTTTCCATCGCCGTGGCCGGTGGTGCTTTCAGTATGGCGCGGACTTATCTGCAACTACCACAGATTGCAGCGCAGGTTGATTACGTCAATCTCATGAGTTATGACTTCAATGGTGCGTGGGAAAAGCAGACCAACCATAATGCCCACCTGTTTGGTGACGCACCTGAGCATAACTATGACAACCCCTTGCGCAAGCTGGCATTCAAACCAGCGTTATCGCTGACAGAACTGGAAAGACGCTTCCCTGCAACTATGGCTCTGACGGTGGATGCGACGGTGCAGCAATACCTGCGTGCTGGCGTACCTGCCAGCAAACTTGTGCTGGGTCTGCCATTTTATGGCCGCGCCTATTTTGCGGTGGAAGCCGGAGAAAACCATGGCCTGTATCAAAGCCATCAGACACTGGCAGGCGATGTCTATACAGGCGACCCGACGCTACTCACAGGCTGCGATGCCTGTACGGCCCGCAAGGACCCACGCACGCCTGGCTATGCTGAAATCAAAAAACTGCTGGCTGCCAATCTCGGTTACAAATCCTATTTCAGTAAAGAGACCAAGGTGCCGTGGATTTATAACGCGGACAAGAAAATCTTTATCAGCTATGACGATGAACAATCATTCGCTTACAAAGTCGCCTACCTGAAGAAATACAAACTGGCCGGAGCCATGTTCTGGCACCTGGGGCAGGATGATGCCGAGGGCAGTCTCTTGCGCAGCTTATACAGGAACCTGCACGAAAAAACAGCAGACGTTGATCTGGCGGGTGGGGTGCATTACCAGTAG
- a CDS encoding SlyX family protein, protein MQAGAKLVNRFLCDIELEHTTCTLSFSDRHTSPQKYQTGMAYCSPDFKESRIMTTEERLIDLEIRLTRQDDLVDTLNTQVYRQQKKIDELEALCAAMAARLREVAVAASQRTAVVDERPPHY, encoded by the coding sequence ATGCAAGCAGGGGCAAAGCTGGTCAACAGGTTTTTATGCGATATCGAATTGGAACATACCACTTGCACGCTCAGCTTCTCAGACAGACATACCAGTCCACAAAAATACCAGACTGGTATGGCATACTGTAGCCCTGATTTCAAAGAAAGCCGCATCATGACGACAGAAGAAAGACTCATAGACCTGGAAATACGCCTGACCCGTCAGGATGATCTGGTCGATACTCTGAATACCCAGGTATATCGCCAGCAAAAGAAAATCGATGAACTTGAAGCGCTGTGCGCAGCGATGGCTGCCCGTTTAAGGGAAGTGGCAGTGGCTGCCAGCCAGCGAACTGCCGTGGTGGATGAAAGACCGCCGCATTATTGA
- a CDS encoding ABC transporter substrate-binding protein — MNNKANNKTLFQFCTLAMLAVATTSQADDKIVLNYNVRPPYIVEEPDGSASGLTASPAANAFKSAGVAFTWAKAPPNRQLAMVQENTQKTCAIGWYKTEEREGFAKFSKALYRDKPAVMIVNSSFKIKDNAKLEEVLTMPGIKVLIKEKFSYGHYIDAALGKIKPQTVVSNGTNTQMLQLVASKSADLMFAAPEEANYLIEQSNMAKDKFSQFKASDMPDGGERYLICSKNVPEEVMAKLNKAISFK, encoded by the coding sequence ATGAACAACAAAGCGAACAACAAAACTCTTTTTCAATTCTGTACGCTAGCCATGCTGGCTGTTGCTACGACCAGCCAGGCTGACGACAAGATCGTTCTTAACTACAATGTGCGGCCACCGTATATTGTCGAAGAGCCTGATGGTTCTGCATCAGGCTTGACGGCAAGCCCGGCAGCTAATGCCTTCAAAAGTGCTGGCGTGGCATTCACCTGGGCCAAGGCGCCTCCCAACCGCCAACTTGCCATGGTGCAGGAAAACACACAAAAAACCTGTGCCATAGGCTGGTATAAAACCGAAGAACGTGAAGGCTTTGCCAAGTTCAGTAAAGCCTTGTACCGCGACAAACCTGCCGTCATGATTGTCAATAGCAGTTTCAAGATCAAGGACAATGCCAAACTGGAAGAAGTATTGACCATGCCGGGCATCAAGGTACTCATCAAGGAAAAATTTTCTTACGGCCATTACATAGATGCGGCACTGGGAAAGATCAAACCACAGACGGTAGTTTCCAATGGCACCAACACCCAGATGCTGCAACTGGTTGCCAGCAAATCTGCCGACCTGATGTTTGCAGCACCAGAAGAAGCAAATTACTTGATCGAGCAATCCAATATGGCGAAGGATAAGTTCAGCCAGTTCAAGGCAAGCGATATGCCTGACGGCGGTGAAAGATATCTTATTTGCAGCAAGAATGTGCCTGAGGAGGTGATGGCAAAATTGAACAAGGCGATCAGTTTTAAATAA